The Arachis ipaensis cultivar K30076 chromosome B03, Araip1.1, whole genome shotgun sequence region AATGTGAAATAATATCTTGGGGCAAGTTTCTTCAGACAGTTTGTTTTGTTAGCTTTGGATTCGGCTTCTAATGCTTTCACTTCAATATATTCCTTATTGCAGGAGAGGAATGAACGGTTGTTTTATAAGCTTCTTATTGAGCACGTCGAAGAGTTACTCCCAGTTGTCTATGCCCCAACTGTCGGTGAGGCTTGCCAGAAATACGGAAGCATCTTCATGCATCCTCAGGGTCTTTATATCAGCTTGAAAGAGAAGTAAGCTTGACTTTGACTTGGAATTATTGTTGATGAATATTTCCTGTGTTATTTGTGTTGATTACGTTGTATATTGTTTGGGTTTGAACTTAAATGGGGAGGATTCTTGAAGTACTAAGGAATTGGCCTGAGAAGAACATTCAATTCATTGTTGTAACTGATGGAGAACGGATCTTGGGTCATGGGGATCTTGGTTGTCAGGTAATTTCTTCTGTACTTGttgaaatttatgaatcatattgTTTTATGAATCAGGTCTAATATTGCAATCTAATCTTTGGTAACATGTTGTTTCTTCAGAGAATGGGAATACCAGTTGGAAAAATTTCTTTATGTACATCACTCGGAGGAGTTCATCTGTCTGCTGTAAGTATATCCTATAAATTATCACAATCATAAACTCACAATGATTATGCCTTCCATTTCTTGTCATGcctataaatataatataatctGATAAAAATTTTCAGGTTTGGCTATCACCATTGATGTGGGAACAAACAACGAGAACTTGTTGAATGATGAGTTATATATAGGGCTCAAGCAAAGACGGGCGACTGGGCAGGTTCATGACTAATATTCTTTTCTGAGTCATCATGGAGTTAATCATTTTTAAATTTAGCTATCACTTATATAATATGTCCTAATGTTGACTTCGGTTTAATTTTTCTGAATCCAAGAATATACTGAACTTATGCATGAATTTATGAGTGCTGTCAAGCAAAATTACGGAGAGAAAGTCCTCATTCAGAAATTAGCCAATATGACAAGCCATATTTTTTTATTGGGTGTGAAGTGCTTACTAACTTGTCCTTTTTTTTATGAATCTGTTATAGTTTGAAGACTTTGCAAACCACAACGCATTTGATCTActtgaaaaatatagatcaacCCATATTGTTTTCAACGATGATATTCAAATAAGGAATACTAGTCATCAATACTTAATTCCTATACTTTGGTAACTATAATATATCCAGCTCTGAAACCGTATCGCACTGTTCCAGGGTACAGCATCAGTGGTCCTTGCTGGACTAGTTGCAGCTCTGAAATTGGTTGGGGGCAACTTGGTTGACCACATATTCTTATTCCTTGGTGCTGGAGAGGTAGGTCCATGTAGTTCTGCAACTGTGCTCATGCTTCCTTCATTGGTTCTAAGATGAGGATGTAGTTCTAATGGTCTTAAACTTTTAATTATATTGGTGATTGTAGGCTGGCACTGGAATTGTAGAACTTATTGAACTTGAAACATCAAAACAGGTTCCTTTCTGTTACTGATATGATGTTTGGAGCATCTAAATACTTTCATTAATGTTATGATATTCATTTGATGAGTACTTTAGATTTATTAAGAAACTACCATTCTTGATGCAGACTAATGCCCCACTAGATAAAGTGCACAAGAACATTTGGTTGGTGGACTCAAAGGTAAGCATTGAATTCATCCAAGCTTCTCCATCTATGCAAAGTAGATTCTGATTTTCTGTTAGTAATATTCTTGATCCCCTTACTTCTGCAGGGATTGATTGTCAGTTCCCGAAAAGAATCGATTCAACATTTTAAGAAGCCATGGGCCCATGATCACGAACCTGTTCATCGACTCGTAGACGCTGTTAATGTATGATCGGTCTTTCTGTCCATTACACATGTGCGCACGCGCACACACAGCAAAAGTTTTAATATTCTTACATTATCTATGTCTATGTTACCCTCTCAGAAAATCAAACCAACAGTGTTGATTGGAACCTCTGGACAAGGAAGAACTTTCACTAAAGAGGTTATTGAGGCAATGGCTTCAATCAATGAGGTACTACTACTATTTCAATCTGTTTTTCCAACTACTATGACATAGTTCATGTCCATTTAAGCTAACAAGTCTATTACATGATAATGCATGCAGAAACCTATCATTCTTTCACTTTTCAACCCATCTTCACAATCAGAATGTACTGCTGAAGAGGCTTACAAGTGGAGCCAGGTAATAAGATACCCCTAGTAGTATTTCTATAATTAAGTTCGGGTTTCGAGTTTAATTTCTATATTCTTACCTTGTACATGTTTGGTATCATCAGGGTCACGCCATTTTCGCTAGTGGAAGTCCATTCCCTCCTGTTGAGTATGAAGGAAAAGTTTTTGTGCCTGGCTAGGTTTATAGTCCTTCAGAATTCAtatgtaagaaaaagaaattttgCATAGAACACAGTCTGATTCAGATGTTTTCTTTGATGACAGGACAATAATGCATACATATTTCCCAAACAGAGCAGAGATTCCCCACCGCCGAACAGAGTAGAGATTCCCCACCGCCGGTGCACCACGAACGCGAAGACCCAGATCAACACAACACCTTGCCACCACCGACTGACCCAACAGGGCAGCACAGCAGATAACACCCACGAGGCCACAATCAACACAGCACCTCACCACCTCCACCCAGCAGCGTTTCTGGGTTCTGGCCACCCATGATCAACACAGCAGGTCACCACCTCCACCTCAGTTTATTGTTGATAACTTGGGTTTATAATTATGAAATAGTTAGGGattgattttgttaattataatttttgtGATTCTGAGTTGCTAGACTTGTTTAGGgtattgttactttcttgttaataACTTTGATTATGTGCTTCTGAGTTGTTGGGTTCAAATTTGCTTGTTTTGCTTAGTTCAAATTCTATGATTCTCTGATTCTCTGATTCTGATTCTGTGATTATGTGATTCTGAATTGATTTTTGGTTTACTGCACTTATTTTGCTTGTTTTGAAATTTTGCTAGTAATACTGATGAGATACTAtgtaatttcactaatttttgttCTAAAATCATTGATTCATTGTTACTGTTTGTTGGTATTGTTTACTTTATTGTTGGTATTCTTGTTTGTTGATTCATTGTTGCTCTTGCTCATCACTATTTcggttttttcttcttccttccttgaaTATGTTTCACTTCTATTTCTATTTTGCTGTCTGATTTTGTTGAGCCTCTGCTTTTACTTGGACTTTTCAACACCATTTCTTGTGGCTTTCCATTTCTATTCTAACattaacacaaattttttaaattaaatctaaaaatgtaaaaaattaaatttagataaaataaaaaattataaagataATTCTAATATGAACTGTATGTGCTTTGTGATGCTGAAGTCACTCTTGTTGTCTTCTCCAGCCTTGGCCGTTTGTATGAGTATGCTAACAATAGAAATCCTCTCGAAGTAAGCTGTTGATTTTCTGTCATATTAAGTGTGCTATGATGTTTTCTTAATACTCTATCTTACTTGTGCATATTTTCTTTGGTAATTTTCACTAACTATTTGTCTATTTTGCAGGAAACAGCTCCAATTAGAGTTTTTGGACCATGGAATACTAACTTTGTTGAAGAATTAGCTTGAGCCACTTTTCGATGGAAGCTTGTCAAATATTAACATACGCACAGCAATTTTGAGTATTTTAAATGATGTACTGAGTTTTCaccattataaatattttttttattcaattgcCCTTCTCCAGCAAAATGATAAAGGAAATAAAGTGCAAAAGGGCATTTTAGAGGAAGCAAATTCTACTATGCAAGTTGAGTAGAATTAGAAGTCAATTATCAGGGATTTGAATGGTTTGTACTTTGTATATTCTGAATCATAGTTACTAAGTATTTTTCAGAGTTTCTTGTATTGGTAGATGCAAGTTCAAACATAAGTAACTAGAAAGTTATAATGACATTCACCAAAACTAAGTAATTCCTCACAAATTGTATTTGCTTGTATTCTAGATTTTGATCACATCAAACCAAATTCAACTTCGACTTACTAAAGGCTCAAAAGTTGGCTCGAGCTTctcttatattaaaataattatatatgtatagATATGTATATAATACAAAATATAGAGCTCAACTTCAAGCTCAAACATAGCTCATAACTTGCATATACATCACTTTTAAAAAGGTTAAACTACTAGAAGAATGAATTAGTGATGTTAGCCTCTCATAACTTGCTGCAAATTCATTAACCGTGATTCCCTCCATTCGATAGGAAGCAGATTTTGAGGCAAGTTCCCTCAGCTGTGATATGCTTCTTCCTAATTTCATTGCCACCTTCATTTCAAGCAGCTCCCCGTTTTCTCTTTTCTCCATATCACTTTCTTCCAAAGTTGATTCAATGGAGGTTTCTAACTGCTAGAAGAAGCCAGCAGAGTTTTTATACATTTCGAATACCATACCAACTTGGCCTTCATGCTCGAAGGTGTTGATTGCAGCATCCAAAGAACCAGCCATGAGAGGCACCATTGACCATTGTAGCATACCTAGCCATTCTTGTCAAATTTTTATTCCCTCTGCAGAGCAAACATGCAAGTCAAATTCATAGAAACCACACAAGAATGTTGATAGCAAATAGCCACAAATTTATTTATAGATTTATGTGCTACTCTTTTACCATAAATCTCAACAATTAAATAGTCAGTCTATCACGAGCAGCAATATCTTAACATTTTAGATATCGGTTTTTCCATAGTAAAAGATCATTCTAGAATTCCGAAAATCCAAAATAATTTCATGTTGAACCTTCTAACCATGgtacataaaatcaaataaaataaataaaaagtaagaATAATTGTAAAAAAGGAGACCTGTAAAGAATATGCTGATGTGTAGAAATGTCCCTGTATTTCTTAGCAATACCAAAGTCAATGATATACACCTATAGAGGGTGCTTTGTTTTGATTCATACAGAAACTGAGGGTGCTTGGTTTTGACATTTTTCTGAATAAGAAAGAAAACCAAGCCAATAGCATGCTCGATCAGACACACATGACTTATCCTTCAATAATTTAATTTTGCCACTGAAATATGCAGAAATCTTAAATTGCCATACCCTACAGCACCCCATAGCTCTAATATATCTCTCTTAAGGAAAAAAAAGAACTAGTTTTACATATTTATTTCTTGGAAAGTCACTAAAAAATTACAATTCTCCTAATTTTGGCAACTCttggaattttatttaaaattttatttaaagttGCATAATTATACCTCATTCTTTATGTAGTAATAGTTGGCTTTTTCAAGTGTCAACTAAATAGCATATTCTTGCTTTCCAATAGGATACACCATGTGCAAATGcctatttatatttaaaaaaaaaccctTCCATATGGTAAAAATATTCtcgttctctttttcttttcttgctttttggTAAAATATGGTAAAAGTATTCACTTATAAACTGAAGTCACTGGAATTAAACTATAAATCAAAGAAACAATAATGAAAGAAATCAAAGGGACACAATCAATTGAGAAGAAAAATGACCAAGTTATTTAGAGAGATTGAACCATATTGCTATAAAGGAATACAAAAGGCATATAAAACCATATTGGATTTGATATCGCAGTAAAGGAAAACATATTACAAGTTTACAACAGATAATCACAAAAGGAATTTGGAAATTGAATTATGGAAGGCTGTGGTATTTTCAATGTATTATTGCTCATAAAGCCACTCAAATTCAAGATACCCCGTGAGGGATTTGAAACATATGCAAATTAACCATGCCCAACCAGTTGTTTAATGCCTTTTTAATCAGAATAAACAACCAATAATAGTGCATGGATGAAATGCACATGAAATCAGATGAAAATACCTATTTACAGAGGTCTTCAAGGAACTCAGAGTATGTAATGGGTTTCATGTCATTGAATTTAgcaatgaatgaatgcttgatgatatcaattatcattttgcatacaTATTCCCATAATTCTCACTCACTAACAATGTACCTCCTAATTGCCCATAATATCCTTATCATATTCATATCATATTTCCTTAAAAGATTAAAACgcatacataaaatatttattagtgtTTAACCAATGCAACCCATTAAGTcctaataaaattagaatttaaataaAAGGGATGCACTAATCATGGACTTCAACACCATATATAACTTTTATTTTGCTTAAAAAGTGACTTTTATTCATCATATTGTAAAAGGGTTTGCATAATTTTCTATTTAGCATAGGAACTAATCATCAATATACCAAATAAGCTTTAATCAAAGGAAAACAAACTCTAGTAGGAATATAACTTACCAAAGTAAACCAAACTGTATACATTGTCCCTGCTGTATCGCTTAAACACATTGCTTTTTATCTGAGCAAAATTATTTGACACCAGCAAAGCGAACAATGCATTGTTGTGAGCAACTATACAGGTTGATAGAGTGATTTCCTGagctaataagataaaataataaacaaGTAAGACTAgtcaaggaaccaacctctgtTTCTTACTCTTGCTTACAGAGAATAACATAGTTAACAAAACATATAtgattttttccttttctttggtgTTTTTTTTGGGGGGGGGGGACCTAAGAATCTGAGAAAATGAAAGTAATTCCAACGAGGAAGGATACTTGAAGCAGCAATAGATAAAGATTTATTGGCAATAAATCTCCATATCCAGAATCTCGTACTTGCTGGTGGACAACTTCCAAGTCCTTCAAAAAAAACCAATGAGATCAAAGCATTTACGTTATCTGAATTGAAATCTATAAAAGAATTTGTACCCCAAAAATACAAAGGAATTATGCTTATAGTCTATCCTTCCATGTACCGAtcttgataataataatattggGTGAGAGGGAAGGATACCGTGAGAAAGGCGGTGCTGCTTGTGACGACGGCGCCCAATGATAGCAACAAGTGTCCCTTCTTTTATAGCATCAGCATCATCAAAAGCAAAATCAATCTACAATGGAGCAATTGCTAATGATTATGAACTAAGATTTCAAGTATTAGAGGAAtagaatgaaaaaaagaaaaaatccacTTTACTTTACACATTTTCACCTTTTACTTAAATTCAAGTTTCAGGCAACCAAGATCCTCTAAAACAAGAAACACTCAACATTAAAGGAAAATGTAGAAGCTAATTATTTTTATGCACACTTGAGTACTATCTTGGTAGGTATCCAATGGTATCCCAGACTTTGCTGCCTCACTTGCACTTGCAACAGACTTGGAACAACCGATGCATTAAGGTTCAACGGTTCATTGGTTTGATTGAAATTCCCATTGTATAAAGATATTTTCATTGCGGAAAGTCACCAAAATTTAGAATATggctaattcaaataactaacaTCATTGAAACAGCATAGTAATGACTGATAATATAAaaaagaaagggaagaagaaatgTAAAGTGCCAAAGAGGAAGAACTCACATGGGAATCCCTACTATGTTCTTCAAATTACCGGTGCGAAGCTGGCGACCCAAATGCTGAATTGCCATACAAGAAGCATGACCAAACCCCAATCCTACAACCATTTCACTTTTCACATATGTGTCTACCTATCAAATAGCATATCTACAAAATCATTCATCTTCCAACAATATGAAAAATCACTATGCATAAAAAAGGAGTTTTAATCCCAATATAAGCCTAGTAACCCTAAAATCTGGACAACAAAAAGCTGCATACATTACAACACTAGGCAGCAACAACAAGAATGCAATACTGTATCAACTAATTCACAGAAAGCAACCCAACAAAAAGAGAAAGGATTTTTGACAAACGTTGCTAAGTAAAACATGAAACTAGGAATTATGATAACAAAGCTAGTAAATTCTGAATGGGCATGCATGAAAAACCATACATTGATCACACATAGTAAATTGCAAAGTTGCAAACTTTGAAAGCTGCAGAACTGGAAATACAAGTTTCATAGGCATACAATGTATTGAGCTGCTCAGAGAAGTGCTGAACTGTCATCGAGACAGGAACGAGTCACCATTCTTAGAAAATCgtggttgcttcttcttcttgttctttttaGAGGTGTTGaggaatgaagaggaagctttgttgagaaggatgaagatgatgaaTAAGTTAAAGAAGCCATTTGATTCATGTTCATCACACTTGGTGGTTATTTCAAAGTGGATAAGGGATTCTGCAACGCAATTTCATGAGAGGAAAGGATACCGTGAGGAAGGCGGCGCTGCTTGTGACGACGGCGGTGGCGATGCTTTCCAGCATGGAGATGGCACGACAGACGGAGAGAATGGGGCACCCAATGAGGCGGTTATGCTCGGGTGGTGACGATGGTGCTGGAGCGGGGGAGAAAATACAGAAGATTAGGGTTCATTGTGTGGGAGCATGATTTGGGGAAGAATCAAAGActgaatttttaatattttagtaaATTATATAATTACCCACTTTAGGCTATAATTTAATTACCAATAGTTTAAGCATAGTTAACATAGCAACCAATTAAAAGATGACATGTCACAGAGGGTAATATACATGTTATTATAGGAAGGGTAGAGTAGAATTTAcctatttataaatattaataataaaaatagtttcGCTAATGTAAATGATCAATAcaataattatatgaaaaaataaataatcacaTAATTGCATAATATTCAAGATCCTATATGATTGAATTTAATGGATAAATTCAAAAACATCTATACGATAATGTCCTAATATTTTAGTATACTGTAAATTATACTATAATATTTATATCATATTATAACTTTAAATCAACTTCTTAAACACATGAAGTACACATGATAAAAGAgaatattacaaaataaaattatagtaaaattatttaaaaacatCGTAAAAAAGACACATTTCTTTTGTTAATCAAAAGTTAGAAGGGACACAAATATGCGCCTAATAATGAGCAActaaaatagacaaaaatatttaaaaaatataaaaaaataaaatgtataagtaatgataaaagaagtaaaaattaaataaattacaaaattgtACCCTAAAcacaagagagagaaagagagaaaagagaacgAATGACTAatataattaactaaattaattaattgatataattaattataattaattaatttatataaattataataaattgtgaGATTTAAAtgtctaattaaattaattaattaatattattaattagttataattgatttattttacagaattaaaagaaataaatcgaaaAACACTCTCACAAGCATGCCACGTCAGCTCCATTATTAAGTGTAGAAttctgatttttatataatagaatagattgttgaattattaaattaaagaaattgaATTGATGTCTAAAAATAATTACTAAAAATCAAGTATactaattatataaaaattagggtaaaaaacaaaaataagccaAGGGAGAAAATAATTTACGTGAATAAGCCAAAACAAAAATTActtcatgaatccaccaatgcacgtttatatgtagttcgaaccagcttggtccgaactccatttctacataattcgaactaccttggttcgaattacacacaaacgcacgcacacactaattcgaactagcttggttcgaattatacacacaataattcatggtataattcgaattatgctattaaaaaattaataatttattaaaaaaagtttattaaaaaatttattaaaaaaattaataatttataatttttttaataaattattaattttttaatagcataattcgaattataccatgaattactgtgtgtaattcgaaccaagctggttcgaattagtgtgtgcgtgtgtttgtg contains the following coding sequences:
- the LOC107633075 gene encoding NADP-dependent malic enzyme 4, chloroplastic-like — translated: MLTSGTASVVLAGLVAALKLVGGNLVDHIFLFLGAGEAGTGIVELIELETSKQTNAPLDKVHKNIWLVDSKGLIVSSRKESIQHFKKPWAHDHEPVHRLVDAVNKIKPTVLIGTSGQGRTFTKEVIEAMASINEKPIILSLFNPSSQSECTAEEAYKWSQGHAIFASGSPFPPVEYEGKVFVPG